The proteins below come from a single Procambarus clarkii isolate CNS0578487 chromosome 44, FALCON_Pclarkii_2.0, whole genome shotgun sequence genomic window:
- the LOC123745162 gene encoding uncharacterized protein: MFYKTKYERTMPVHSVEYLPSNVRSFFNCQTLIYIARRSVEANMLFLPQILVLALAAATRASPQGYGLATPSGPSFSAGGGFAGGSGFAGGAGFAGGAGFAGGAGFAAGGIGFSGGSGFSSGGSGGYSGGSCGGGQIRHVDGSCVTPVITRNLYVYSAPAAPPIVGPRPYVPPPRVEHNILFIRTPEIGPGQEPIVVPPPQQKNVVYVLNRRPEHDQKVIHVPAPEQESPQVFFVNYGEGDNPTLPTGGDLQSALSSAAQGGGDVIGGGGGGFGGGAGILGGGGGGGFVSGGGIGGGIGGGIGGGIGGGIGGGGGFVSGGGIGGGIGGGGGFVSGGGIGGGIGGGGGGAYSAPPAPSTLYRGP, translated from the coding sequence ATGTTCtataaaacaaaatatgaacGGACTATGCCAGTACACTCAGTTGAATACCTCCCGTCTAATGTCAGAAGCTTCTTTAATTGTCAAACGTTAATTTACATCGCACGACGTTCAGTAGAAGCTAACATGTTGTTTCTTCCTCAGATATTGGTCTTGGCGTTGGCGGCTGCCACGCGAGCCTCCCCTCAAGGCTACGGCCTGGCTACGCCCTCTGGTCCATCTTTCTCCGCTGGCGGTGGGTTCGCGGGCGGCTCTGGGTTCGCAGGCGGCGCTGGGTTCGCAGGCGGCGCTGGGTTCGCAGGCGGCGCTGGGTTTGCTGCAGGTGGTATTGGCTTCTCAGGTGGTTCCGGTTTCTCCTCCGGAGGTTCAGGCGGATACTCTGGTGGCAGCTGTGGCGGTGGACAGATTCGTCATGTGGACGGCAGCTGCGTTACTCCCGTGATCACCCGCAACCTGTATGTGTACAGCGCTCCTGCAGCGCCTCCCATTGTCGGCCCTCGACCCTATGTACCTCCACCACGAGTTGAACACAACATTTTGTTCATCCGCACCCCAGAGATTGGTCCAGGCCAGGAACCCATCGTGGTGCCACCACCTCAACAGAAGAACGTTGTGTACGTCCTCAACAGGCGACCCGAGCACGACCAGAAGGTCATCCACGTACCAGCACCAGAACAAGAAAGTCCTCAAGTGTTCTTCGTCAACTATGGAGAAGGAGACAACCCGACGCTGCCTACCGGTGGAGACCTGCAGTCTGCCCTCAGCTCTGCTGCCCAAGGTGGCGGTGACGTcattggtggcggcggtggtggctttGGTGGCGGCGCTGGAATCttaggtggcggtggtggtggtggttttgtgaGCGGTGGTGGCATTGGCGGCGGCATTGGTGGTGGCATTGGCGGCGGCATTGGCGGCGGCATTGGCGGTGGCGGAGGTTTCGTGAGCGGCGGCGGCATTGGCGGTGGCATTGGCGGCGGCGGAGGTTTCGTGAGCGGCGGCGGCATTGGAGGTGGcattggcggcggcggcggcggggcgTACAGCGCTCCCCCTGCGCCGTCAACATTGTACAGAGGACCTTAA